The sequence below is a genomic window from Anaerocolumna chitinilytica.
CGGTGAGATTGTAACAGAAAAGTCCGGTAACTTAAATCTTGGTATACCTGGAATTATGTATATGGGCGGTATCGCCGGCTTGATGGCGGCTTTCTTTTATGAGAAATCTACCAATCAGCCCAACGCATTCATCGGGCTTATCATATCACTATTGGTATCCTTGCTGGCATCTGCCTTTGGCGGACTGATTTATAGTGTTTTGACCATAACTCTTCGTGCCAACCAGAATGTTGTCGGCCTTGCCCTTACAACCTTTGGTGTGGGCTTTGGTAATTTCTTCGGCGGTTCCATATCAAAATTAGCCGGAGGAGTAGGCCAGATATCCGTTAAGACCACAGCTTCTGCTTATCGTGCCAGAATACCGGGGTTATCTAAGATTCCTGTAGTCGGAGACCTGTTGTTCTCCTATGGCTTTTTAACCTACCTTTCCATTGCTATTGCTGTATTTCTGGCATTTTTCTTAATGAAAACCAGAAAGGGACTTAATCTTCGGGCAATCGGAGAAGACCCCGGAGCAGCAGATGCAGCCGGCATTAACGTATCCAGATACAAATATACTGCAACCATTAGCGGTGCCGCGATAGCTGGCCTTGGCGGATTATACTTTGTAATGGAATACCTTGGCGGAACTTGGAATAACAATGGCTTTGGTGACAGAGGATGGCTTGCTATTGCGCTGGTTATCCTGGCTCTTTGGAAGCCGGTGAATGCCATATGGGGTTCCTTCCTCTTTGGAGGACTCTATATTCTCTATATTTATTTGCCCGGTTTAACAAGAGCAACTCAAGAACTTTGCAAAATGATTCCTTATGTGGTTACCATCATTGTGTTAATTCTGTCCAGTAAACGCAACAAACATGAAAATCAGCCGCCGGCAAGCCTTGGAGAGGCGTATTTCAGGGAAGAAAGATAAAGTTAAAGAATAAGCTTTGGTAAGCACAGTAGCTATATAACCGTAATAAAGAACAGGGTTCGAAACCTATAGTGGATTCGAATCCTGTTCTTTTTGCGATAACTCTAGTCTGTCATTTTGGGCTCGTTACAGGTCTTTAAACTATAATGCTGAAGGTTAAGTTTACGTTTATTTGTGATACAATATAGAGCAGCGAGAGAATAGATTAAAGCAAGACCTATGCCGAATTCGGTGGTATAAAGCTTGGTTCGACCATAATCTATGGTGAGCGGATCGAATATTACCTGAACAAAAAAGTTGTGACTGGCATGAAAAATAACTCCTGTCCACAAACTGCCGGATTTGCTCCGTATATAGGTAGTTAAAAAGCATATGGAGGTAACCATGATTGTAAAAAATACCAGAGATAACAGTTTGGAAATTCCATTGTTATAATCACTAAATAGAATAAGCGGGTAATGGTAAAGATTCCAAATGATTGCTATCAGTAAAGAAGCTTTTACATAAGAGAACTTTTTAAGTAATTCAGGGACCAGAAAACCTCTCCAGCCGATTTCCTCACCAGCAGCCAGAAAAAACGATATAAGCAGGGAAACAAGCATATTGAGTGAAAATGATGGTATACTTTCCCCATTCAAAAGGATTGCAGGATCAAGGCCTCCTAAGCCGGTCCACCAAACAAAAGCATACAAAACGATACATGAAAGAATCGGAATAAATAAACTTAACGGCAGGTATAGCAGTTTACCTGCTGCCCATCCCATTCCTGATAGGTTTTTATCAAATAGAAGCTTTGTAATAATCGCTGATAAAGCAGGTGTCCACATCAGAAAGATTGCTAAAAATGAATGTTCTGCTTTAAAGCCTATTACAGCGATATAAATTGGTAAGCTAAACAGGGTTACCAGACATATAAATAAAACTATCTTTTTAGTGTAAATATTCATATACTTTTTTTCTCCATTAGAATATAA
It includes:
- a CDS encoding ABC transporter permease, yielding MTLLLTFLQNAISQGISILFGASGEIVTEKSGNLNLGIPGIMYMGGIAGLMAAFFYEKSTNQPNAFIGLIISLLVSLLASAFGGLIYSVLTITLRANQNVVGLALTTFGVGFGNFFGGSISKLAGGVGQISVKTTASAYRARIPGLSKIPVVGDLLFSYGFLTYLSIAIAVFLAFFLMKTRKGLNLRAIGEDPGAADAAGINVSRYKYTATISGAAIAGLGGLYFVMEYLGGTWNNNGFGDRGWLAIALVILALWKPVNAIWGSFLFGGLYILYIYLPGLTRATQELCKMIPYVVTIIVLILSSKRNKHENQPPASLGEAYFREER
- a CDS encoding CPBP family intramembrane glutamic endopeptidase, which gives rise to MNIYTKKIVLFICLVTLFSLPIYIAVIGFKAEHSFLAIFLMWTPALSAIITKLLFDKNLSGMGWAAGKLLYLPLSLFIPILSCIVLYAFVWWTGLGGLDPAILLNGESIPSFSLNMLVSLLISFFLAAGEEIGWRGFLVPELLKKFSYVKASLLIAIIWNLYHYPLILFSDYNNGISKLLSLVFFTIMVTSICFLTTYIRSKSGSLWTGVIFHASHNFFVQVIFDPLTIDYGRTKLYTTEFGIGLALIYSLAALYCITNKRKLNLQHYSLKTCNEPKMTD